The Algoriphagus halophilus region GGCGCTCCGGGAAAATTCACCCACTGGCTACGGTACGTGCTCTGGATATAAGGCTCCCCCTTGTATCCCGCATAGCCCGGGTTGATGTGCAGCCCGTTGAAAATATACTGGCTGAACTGGGGAAGCTGCTGGCCCTTTGTTATCCCGGATACCGAGAATAACAAAACACTCA contains the following coding sequences:
- a CDS encoding type IX secretion system membrane protein PorP/SprF — encoded protein: MRTTFRIIVMSVLLFSVSGITKGQQLPQFSQYIFNGLHINPGYAGYKGEPYIQSTYRSQWVNFPGAP